The Rhizobium sp. Pop5 genome segment TCATAGGATGGGCAGCCGGGATCGTGATCTCGTCCTGAAAGCGGCATCCGTTTGATCAGGAATTGGCCATCCATCCGGGCGATATACATCGGCACCGGCGGTTGCCGACACGGGCAAAGTGGCCTGAGCTTCTGTTCGTAAGCGCGTTCGAGCTGCGGCAGAAACTCTGGAGAACTGTCGTCGAACGCCTGGTTGCCGATCAAAAACTGTCGCACGTCGTTCCTCCCTTGCCTGGCCAAAGGCTGATCGAGCCGTAAAAGGAAGGCGTAGCATGAGCTTCGCGGACTTTACTAGCGCAAAATAGTTAGTATGTAAATGTTACGGCCGCTGGGGCCGGATTTCAACGCCAAGGCAGGAAAGAAGATACGTGCATTCCAGCCTCCAAAAATTAAAATTAACGATCATGATAATTAGAAGTCAACGGTGCGTTGATTAGAAGTCAGCCGGTCAAAATGTAGAGGCTGCGCCAGCATGAAGTGAGTTCTAATCGCGTGCTACCCAGCCCTTCGAGCCGGCCGGCACTGAACCGCCGATCACCTTGCCGCCTTCCGACTGCCCGATGGCTGCCGGCGTCTCTACATCGCAGCTGACGCCGATGCGGCCGGCCGGCACGTATCGAGGGATTGAGCTACCGCGCCCAGGCGCTGGGGATCCTGCCGCTAGTGCTTGCCCCGGAGTTCGGCGACTTCAACGAGGATCTGCGCCGGCTCAGTCCGGAACGGCTCATCGCTAATCTCAGGGCGCAGCTCGTTCTGAAACGCTCTGGCCTTTCTGCCCGCATGATCGAGCCGGACGGGGAAGGTGAGGGCGTGAGGGCCTACAGGATGGCAGGTCTCTGCCGGTCGCCGCACGGGTAGGCGCCCGCCCGCGGGCCTGCCGAGAGGCGACCCTTACCATGCGGCGGGCGGGCCTTCAGCGGGTCGCTCAGGTTTCTTCCCCTAGCTTGGGCCGCGTGCGGCCCGCCATTCCTGGCACAAGCCCCGCCCCGCCTCGTCCCCAACCGACCGTTTCATCTACGAGATGCAGATCTACGGCCATCGCCCCTTCCAGGATGAACCGGACCCGCGTCCGCTGCCGGAGGAGCCGGTCGTCCAGTCGGCGCTGACCGCCATGTTCGATGCTCTATTCGAAATGCTCGGCGATACCCGCCTGGAGCCCGATCTCGAAGACCTCCTGTGGTCGACGGTCAATCTCTTCCACCGCGCCGGCGAGCGCATCCAGCGGGAGCTTCAGCGTAATGAGGATAGCCAACGCAACGGTCAGCGCGAGCAGGACGGCTCGGAGGTCAAGAGTGTCGAGTTGGAGCGCCTCGTTGCCGAAGGCATCACGCTGCTTGAGCGCCGCAATGCCTTCGAGTTCATGCGCGCCTATGCGGGCGACCACTTCGAAGCCAATGCGGCTCGGCATGGCGGCCGCGGACGGGCTCCAAGGTCAGCCACGCCAACATGACCGCGGCGATGATCGACTCCAGAGACTTTCCATCCGCCCGCCGGCGCGCCGAGACCGAAGTGCTGATCCCGGCAGGCACCAAGATCGCCTTCGGCGGCGGCATCGACTACAATGATCACGAACGAATCTGGGCGAAACTCGATCAAGCCCTCGCCAAATATCCCGACATGGTGCTGCTGCACGGCGGCTCGCCGAAGGGCGCCGAACGTATCGCTGCCTGCTGGGCAGAAGCGCGCAAGGTGATACAGATCGCCTTCAAGCCGAATGGACGAAGCACGCCAAGGCCGCACCGTTCCGCCGCAATGACGACATGCTCTCGGTCATGCCGGCTGGCGTCGTCATCTTCCCCGGCTCCGGCATTACCGGAAATCTTGCCGACAAGGCCCGCCGACTTGGCATCTCCGTTTTGGCAAGCGGCGGGAGATGGCGCGTAAGCGCCATCTGTCCATACGGCTGAAGGAGATGCTTGCATTTCGCAAAAATTGTGTACACATTTGCCGCTGAAACGGAGCTTCGCCATGACCCAATCTCGGCAGCAGATACCATCTCCCCGCCGTGTCGGCGTGCGGGAATTTCGCGGCAACCTGACGTCTTTCCTCAAGCAGGTCGAAGACGGCCAGCGGTTCGTCCTGACGTCGCATCACAAGGTTGTCGCCGAAATCGGCCCGCCGTCAGCCGGCGTCGTCATGCGGAAACCAGGCGCGTTGCGCGGAAAGATCAAAGTTGCCGATGACTTCGATGGTCTGCCGGCGGATGTTCTGAAGTCCATGGAAGACGGGACGTGAGGCTGCTGCTCGATACACATGCCTTGCTGTGGTGGCTGAACGACGACGAGAAGCTAGGGAACCATGCGCGTCGCCTTATTGGCGATCCCGAGAATGATGTCCTCGTCAGTGCTGTCTCCCTTTGGGAAATCACTGTGAAGCTGCGCATCGGCAAACTTGATGCCGATATCGAAGAGATTGTTGCGATTTTGCCGGATCAAGGTTTCGACCGGCTGGATATCTCGGACGCGCATCTTATCGCTCTCGCTGCTCTTCCACTTCATCACCGCGATCCTTTCGATCATCTGCTCATGGCGCAAGCCGTGGCGGAGGGAGCGTATTTGGTTTCGGACGATCAAAATGTCGCGCTTTATGGCATTCCGTTTGTGACTTGCTCCGATCCTGTTGCCTTGTGATC includes the following:
- a CDS encoding type II toxin-antitoxin system Phd/YefM family antitoxin, whose protein sequence is MTQSRQQIPSPRRVGVREFRGNLTSFLKQVEDGQRFVLTSHHKVVAEIGPPSAGVVMRKPGALRGKIKVADDFDGLPADVLKSMEDGT
- a CDS encoding type II toxin-antitoxin system VapC family toxin, translating into MRLLLDTHALLWWLNDDEKLGNHARRLIGDPENDVLVSAVSLWEITVKLRIGKLDADIEEIVAILPDQGFDRLDISDAHLIALAALPLHHRDPFDHLLMAQAVAEGAYLVSDDQNVALYGIPFVTCSDPVAL